A stretch of DNA from Macrotis lagotis isolate mMagLag1 chromosome X, bilby.v1.9.chrom.fasta, whole genome shotgun sequence:
aatcaCAGGAATTatcactctttggagatgatatgatgttatatttAGGGAATTTTAGAGAATTAactaaaaaattagtaaaataaattagcaactttaacaaagtttcaGTATGTAAAATAAACCACAGaaaccatcagcatttctctatattatCAGCAAAGTCCAGCAgggtgagaaaaagaaattccatttaaaataattgtagacagtataaaatacttggggaaatggggtgaggtgacttgcccaatgtcatacagctagtaagaattgactatctgaggctggattagaactcaaatCCTCCTCATTCCAGAACCTGtgtttatccattgtaccacctagctgtcccaaagcACCTCCATATTTCTTCATAACAATTTCAGCAGGCATACATGCCATCTtcatttttgttgtgttttataAGCTGCAATATTACTTGTTGATTTTGAGttgataataaaaaagaaaaaaatcttaaattctcTATTATCCAAAGGGCTTGTCCGCAATGAGCAGGTGACAAACAAGGAATTACACCAGATTAGAAAAATGTGTGTGGCCAAGAGAGAACAAATGGTCAATCACCCAGCCTGTGTTTGTCATTAGTGTCCACTAATCAAGAGGATTCAAAGAGTTTCTATCCTTTGGATGGTGCCCACCTTTGGAGATTTTTCACAGCCCGTGGATGAGAATTGCACAGACTTGCAATCTCTCTTGGAGGAGAGTCTATCCTCATGAATGAGATCATACAGTCATCAACTAATTCTGGGAATCCAGCTGAAATTCTGGAATGCCAatctctgaaaaaaatcaaaattatggtgagtcaaagggcaataaataagctaattttattgtttatttttaaaccagtcatcaacaaacatttcaatagatagaaaacaaaaaagatgattgtttgaaatcatgaacttaaaaaaaatcttcttaaatttaaaaaaatgtagtaacaattttcctgtttaattttccaaaaaattatttttgctgtttCTATGTATgtttaaatgtttcattatttttttcttttttatttctgtaactACCCACTAATCCTCTTTGCCAAGAAGGGAGAGTTCAAGGGCTTCACCTTCAGTTTTCTGAAATCACAACTTGTGATCTTCcatgcaaaaaatatttcaaaattgttttcctttgtattattGTAGTCATCTTGTTAATAGTTTTTCTCTCTGAGTTCATACAATTTCAACCTGGAGGAGCCACTGCTGGACCCACAGAGGCCGAGGTACTGTACCAGCTCTCTGCTTTGTACCTAGGATTACAAATTGAACTGGTGTCAATCCTAGGGAGCCTACCTTGTAATGCAAGAACCCTCTTAAACTGAGGGTCTGTGAACTTGTTCTAAAACTATTTTGATAAGTGTTTCaaaagaattgttttcctttgtagtCCCATATATTTTATCTTAAGCATATGAAAACATGATTTTGTAAAGGGGTTCACAGACTTCACCAGGCTGACTGCCAAAAGGGCCCATGACATAATTAAGAGCTCTTGCCCTAAAGTGAGGGGGAAGAGCTGTCTGTTCTCATTCTCTTTGGCTCAATAAACACCTACTTAGGACTGTTGGGACAAATTTACTACCATAGGGCAGGCAAGGAGAGCACCAAGGGACCACTGAGGGTTTGCTATGTCACACCAAAATATGTGTCTTCCCAGTGCCggccacatatatatatatatcaactgaTACCATGAGGAACAGATCTGAGCATGGGACTGGCTCTCACTACACAAATCTTGAGGTTCTCCATattattcattgtttttaatgGTAATATATTATTCACTATATTCTTAAACCATAATTTGTGCAGCTATTCCATAATTGATGGGTAgccttatttccaattttttccatcaataaaaACATATCATTGTAAAtgtttttaatgtaaaaattttagTTCTTTATGTATGACTTTGCTTTTTGGGGGTATAGGCCTAGTAGTAGATTGTTGGGAAAAAAGTATGAAGTCACTTTGGATCAATTTATAACTTCACTTTCAAGGCATTAGTGTGCCCCTCCTACCATAGGTCCTCCATCAAttgctattttccatttttcatctttgccaatGAGAGGCACGAGGTTAACAGTTTAGTGTTATAATTTGTATTATActaattagtgatttggaactttCATGTGACCATTTGAAAAATGCCTGACCATATTATTTGACTGATCATCTAATAGGGAATGGTTCCTATTCTTAAATTGTATCAATTATCTAAATTTCTTCGGTGTCACATACTTTTAACATATTTCCCCTCTGGGCCACCCCCGACCTCCAAATAGTTTCTCTAACTGCACTGACTTTGAAGCATATTCCCAACCATAACCTGGGTGCAAGAACTACCATAAGAGGGTGTTATTGAGGAAATaaggaattggaaaaaatgaaccaGTCATGTAATTAGAACAAGTGAGGACAGATGGACAACCTGACTGCTATGCTGGtacctttatctgtaaaatataaaaagtccTTGAGTAAGAATGACATTAGAAAGCTGACAAACATTCCATTTTTGTAAGATGCTTGGTAGTTCTTAAATCTTACCACCCGAGAGTCGGGAGGACTTGAgtccaaattcaacctcaaacacttctTAGCTGTATTAAGGCTGATTGCTTTGGGGGAAGTAACTTCTTAAATCTCTTTCCGTAATCTCAATGGAATCTCGACAACCTGGGTGACAGGTACCGCTTCCTTGGTTATTCCTGAGCAAACTTAGAGCGACAGTGATTGATCAACTGGGCCCAAGCAGACGCGGTTGGTAGGAGTTGAAAGGTGGGATGTACATCAAATTCTCCCTGAATCCAGGCCCAGACAAGGTGTGCTGGAGGCTTGAGGGCCAGGGCACCGGGATCGTTCCGATGCCGTGGTTCTGCCAGGTCCTCTATTACCTTTATAGTCAAGTCAAGAAGGATTTCTTAAGCTCCGTCTATGTGGTGCGATGCAAAAGccggtccctgccctcaaggcgCTTCCAATCTAGTTGGGGCTGAGAAACCATATGCCCCCAAACCGCAAGATACAGATGGGGCAAATGGGAGCTAAGGTCGGGGGGAAGGCAGGAACGTTAGTTAAGACCAGGTGCGGATGGCGAGGAAAGCCGGGAGGGCAGGGGAGAGCACTTCAGCCCCTTGGCTGGGCGAATGCTTGGGCGGGCGGGCACTACCGGCGGGTGGGCACACTGGCGCGCGGGCACTACCGGCGGGCGGGCACTACCGGCGCGCGGGCACTACCGGCGGGTGGGCACACTGGCGCGCGGGCACTACCGGCGGGTGGGCACACTGGCGCGCGGGCACTACCGGCGGGTGGGCACACTGGCACGCGGGCACTACCGGCGGGTGGGCACACTGGCACGCGGGCACTACCGGCGCGCGGGCACTACCGGCGCGCACAGGCCTGGGCCGGGGCTTTCCTGTCACGTCGTCCATTGGCTACACGTGCGTGGCGGCTGGACTCTCGGCAAGTTCAAAGTCCCGCACGTACCCGCACTGCGCGGGCGAGTCTCCACGTGGCAGGACGTGACTTGCCCGGGGCCACGCGGCTCCGAAGCCCGAAGCAGCCTCGGCCGCAGAGGCAAGTGCTGGCGCCGGCTCCGGGCTCCCCGCTCCCCCGAGGGGCGCCCGTCTCCCGGCTCCGGGCTCCCCGGCTCCCCGCTCCCGGCTTCCTGCTCCAGGCTCCCGGCTCCCCGCTCCCCGCTCCCCCGAGGGGCGCCCGTCTCCCCGCTCCCCGCCCCGGGCTCCCCGCTCCCCGCTCCCCGCTCCCCCGAGGGGCGCCCGGCTCCGGGCTCCGCGTGCCCCGGGGGGTTCCCGCCCGACAGGTGCGGCGGGGCCGCGGGAGCGGAGCGGGGCGGGGCCGAGCCGGGGGTGACTCgcggggggcggggagggccGTTGGCGGCGGGGGCGGGCCGCGCGGGGGCGGGGCTGGGGGAGCCCGGACTCCTCGTGGCAGGGCCGGGCGCCGCGGGGGCGGGGCTCGgcggccggggggcggggcccggggagGCGGGGTCCGGGCCGCGGAGATGGAGGGGCGGCCCCGGGTCCTGCGGCAGCTCCTTTGTTCATCCGCCGCAGTGCCGGAGGGAGAGCGCGCCAAACTGGGTCAGCCCCGCCCCGGGGGAGGCGGGACCTCGGCCCCGCCTCCAATCCCCGTCCGTCTTCCCGGCCCCGCTTCTCTGCAGACGGGGTCAGAGGCCCCTTCACCCCGAGGGGAGGGGGACTGCGGACGAGCGGCCGCCCGGTCCCGCCAATCCCTCCGCACAGCGGGGAGGGgcggggagaggagggagagctcGCCGACTCTCATGAATATCAATCAGCGGCCGGATTTCGGCCCCTTTGATTGGCCCTCTGGGCTcgggggggcggggccgcggggcgGGGCTTCGCGGCAGCCTATATAAGCCCGAGCTCTTGGGCGCGCCGCTCATTTTCCCGTTAGGAGGCTCCGGTCGCTCTGATCTGTCCGCCGATCCCGCTCGTCCTTCCCGCCCCGTGCAGCACCCCGGTGAGGGAGCCCGCCCCGGCCGCTTCGGCCGAGCCCGCGGAGCTGGGAGGCCCGGGGGGGTGGTCGGGgtctggggggcgggggggggaggagaagcaAGGAGGGAGGAGACGGCGGGCGGCCCGGCGCCTGGGCGGAGACAGGCCTAGGCACAGGCACGCCCCCCTGGGAGGGGGCCGTGGTCCGGGGCCGGCCCGCCCGCCGGGTCCGGGTGggctcggcggcggcggcggccaccCGCCGAAGGAAAGGTGCCGCCGTGGCTGCGTCCCGGGGGGCCGGCGGGTTAGGTGGGCTCTCTGCGGCTTTGCCGCAAAATGGCGGCCGAGAATCTTGGCGGGCGCTTAGCGAAATGGCGGGGACCGTCGGTGATACCCGGATGGAATGGCGCAGGGAGGCGAGGCGGGGGCTCCGCACGCATGCGCACAAAGAGGCGGCCGCTGGCGGGGGCAAGCGGAGGGGGGACGGGACGGCGCGGGGGGCGCCCCGGGTGGACTATACCACGAAGGAGAGAGGGGGCCCCGACTTAGGGGGGAGCTGGCTTAGTTCCTACTTGAGGAAGGTGCTCGAGGAGCCTTGCGGGCCACGTGGTCGGCGGCCATCTTGAGCAGGGCCCCCGTGGCCCGGGGAGCAGGGTAGGCCCCGAGGTGGGCCGGACCCCGCGGCCCCAGCATCCCGCCGCCCGCGGCATCCCCGGGCCGCCCTGAGTCATCCGGGCCTCTGGTGCCACGCCCACCGCGCCCCAGCGCCTTGTTGGTTAGTGGACATAGAGCAGCAGCATATTGacactggggaaactgaggccaaagaagAAAGGGACTTGGGCCTTAGGTGGTTTTAGGGAAGGCACTTTTGGGGCTGCATTAAATACTATCTAAGGCCTCTGAGTTTTGAAGTCATCCTATGGGTTCCTCCTGGTTTGTAAATATGCCGTGGTAACCTCTCCTAGGGGCCTAGGTATCATTTTATTAACCAAAAGCTATCTCTGATCatgtttctgctttttttaatatttgtatgaCCCATAGGCAAACTGCTTGATGTTTCTGGGTCTCGGTAAAACGAAAGTGTTGTATGTCAGATAAAGTCCCAGCTCTGATCCAAGGACTTTTTTTTGTCCTATCGAAACTGGGAAAGGGTTCTAATCAGTGATCTAAAGCAATTTAGATAGAGATCCCAGATTAAAAGCGAACTCTAAAAGTTTTCTTCTGGCAAAGCTGCGAATCTActtgggtctcttttttttttttaattctgaagtCACTGATGTCCTTCTGACTCTTGCCCCATCCaacttctccagctcctttttacaaatttttttctggttctgaccAGGTGAGAGGATTAGTTTCTTAGGGATTATAATCCAAGGCTCGGAATTGTGGTTGCAGTGTTGCACAAGCCAACACCCCAGTTGTTGTTTGGGAGTCTTGGTTCTGAAGAGGGAGTTTGGCAAATAGGTGAAAATGCAGCAATTTTGCTCTAAACAGAAAATTCTTTCTCATTAGGTCAAGATGGCATCAGATGAAGGGAAACTTTTTGTTGGTGGACTGAGTTTTGATACCAATGAGCAGTCATTGGAACAGGTCTTCTCAAAGTATGGACAGATTGCTGAAGGTAAGTTTGAATCAAGTTTTCTGTGTTTTAGGGAGTTTCTCTTGCTTGAGGATTTGGAGATGGGGTTGATTGGAGGTGGTGGCTCCATTCTTTATGATGACtaatcttcccctttcccttccagtTGTTGTTGTGAAAGACAGGGAGACTCAGAGATCCAGAGGCTTTGGCTTTGTCACATTTGAGAACATAGATGATGCTAAAGATGCAATGATGGCCATGAATGGAAAGGTAAGGGCTGGTAACATTCCCTTCTTGATGGCTTGATTAGAGTAAAATGCTAATAATTGAGTTTAATCTGGGCTTTTCATTACCACCTCTTTGGACTGTGCAGTATCATCTTCCTACCAGGTTGTCTGCCTTAGCTTTCACCTCTCCCTGTCACTTAATTTCTTGTTCATAGTTCTGGTTACATCACTGCTCTCCTTGGAAGCCTTCAGTGGTCTATTTGCCTACCAGttataaagtataaaattttttttttattttaaggtttggCACTGAAGCCTTTGCACCATCTGTTGCCACTTTATTTCTCTAGCCTTAATATCATATTACTTCCCTACCATGTGCCAAACTAGCCTACTCTTTGTTGTTTCTCAACACCCCCAGTGCTCTCCTTCCTTCCATACCTTTGTTCAGGCTGTTCTATGACTAAGAATATCTTCCCTTAGGACCCAATTCAGATTGTCTACAAGAAGCATTTTGATTTCTTCCCCAAATCtactatttttatgtatttaaataattaatactttcttttaaaattggtttATTGTATGAGACTAATTCTCCCCAGGAGGACAAGAATAGTGTCTCATCCAAGCTTTGTCTCTCCCAAGCACAGTGCTCTGCacacaggtgcttaataaatgttagagcCAGATATGGGACCTTAGAAATAATCTAATACTATTTTCCCTTTTACAATTGGATATCTTGAGACTCGGAATGAGTTGTTATCAAGCGTTATGATGGAGCTAGGACTAGAATCTAAGGAGTCCTGACTATCAATAAAGGTGGAAGTGTTTTATTTTGGTGTAGTCTCAGTTCTGATCTTGTGAAACATAACCTGTCAGCTTTGGGCATGAGATGACATAATTCTTAGACGTTTTCTTTAACCAAGTTTTTATTTCAagtgggttgttgtttttttttttaagaatgagtggAGAGATGCTCATTGTAGATGGCCTTTTTGAGGTCGTTAAGCACAATTGGCAGAAGAGAGTATAGCGGGAAGGAAAGATTACATGAGAATTCTTTAAGGATGGAAGAGACGTGGGCATATTTATAGGGATGGGGAGAAATCTGGGGGAAAGTAGGTATGACAGATCTCCATGTCTGTAATATTAAAGCTAGTCTTGAAATAATTGCTTTGCAGTCTGTTGATGGGCGGCAGATTAGAGTTGACCAGGCAGGCAAATCATCGGAAAACCGGTCCCGTGGGTACCGAGGAGGTTCATCCAGTGGCCGAGGATTCTTCCGTGGAGGCCGGGGTAGAGGCCGTGGTTTTTCTAGAGGTGAGTGCTAAAAGGAATGAATGGAAACATGCTGTTAAACTCTTGTTATGTTTTTAAGTGCAGGTGTTGATAgtcattctttctcttctgtgTACATAGGAGGTGGAGACCGCGGTTATGGGGGAAGCAGATTTGAATCAAGAAGTGGGGGATATGGAGGTTCCAGAGATTATTACAGCAGCAGGTAAGGATGGGTTGTTGCTCTTATAGGTTTGTCTGGCTTAATGCTGACTATAACTATGAAACTACTGATCCTCAGTACTGCAACAGAAACTCTTTCTGATATGTGGAAATGTAGTTGTGTGCAGAAGGTACCCCACCTCCCCTGTGTAGCTAGCTGTTTAGAAACACCTCAAAGTCACCACTTGTCCATTTGATTTTCCAGCAGGAGTCAAGGAGGCTACGGTGACCGGTCTTCAGGAGGATCTTACAGAGACAGCTATGACAGTTATGGTAAGTCTTGGTTCAAAAGGGAACGCCGCCAAAGTATGTGGGAACTCTGAATCTTGACTCCATGACCTTGTACTGATCTCTGGAAGTAACTTTAAGGCTCTCAACGCTCAGACCTTATCACGGTGCTTTTCCCGTAAGGAACAAGTCCATTCTGTCAGGTCTTGGTGCGAGGAACcattttctaccaaaaaaaaaagttaaaaattaaaaaagaaagaaagaaaaagaaaacaacttacCTAGTGTTAATGCATGTATAGGCCTTAGTTGGAGCTGCAAAGCATCTTTAGTGTCCCCTTCTCTGACCTCCTAACGATGCAGACCTCGGAGCGTGTCCTAATACGCTTTAGACATTGGGGGGGGGAATTCTCCTTAGGATCATGTAGTGGCCTAGCCTCCGCAGTAATTCAGGGGAGTGAAATGCTACAACTTGTCATGTGCTTCAGTGCCTTTACAATTGTGCCTGCTTCTTGTCCTCAGCTACACACAACGAGTAAAAATCCTTCCTGAATCAAGATCGTCCTTCCAATGGCtgtatttataaagatttttggAGCTTCGCTGAATCGTTATTGTGTAGTACCCATCTACTTGTATTCACTTTTGTAGTATTATCAGTTCTGATCTTGTCAAACACAGCCTGACAGCTTCGGACATGAGATGGCCTAATTagacttttcctttaagaaagcTCTTGTCTGTTCTtgggtgtttttttaaaaaacatttttgaaagcacttcggattttattttttcttttcgtCATGAGCCAAGGTGTGGtggttttcttttctgttgttttttttctttgatttttttttttaatttttaaaaaaaattttctttttacaaaaaaaacttGTGAAATTGGGGGCCCTGGTTCGGTTT
This window harbors:
- the CIRBP gene encoding cold-inducible RNA-binding protein isoform X6 → MASDEGKLFVGGLSFDTNEQSLEQVFSKYGQIAEVVVVKDRETQRSRGFGFVTFENIDDAKDAMMAMNGKSVDGRQIRVDQAGKSSENRSRGYRGGSSSGRGFFRGGRGRGRGFSRGGGDRGYGGSRFESRSGGYGGSRDYYSSRSQGGYGDRSSGGSYRDSYDSYG
- the CIRBP gene encoding cold-inducible RNA-binding protein isoform X3, which codes for MASDEGKLFVGGLSFDTNEQSLEQVFSKYGQIAEVVVVKDRETQRSRGFGFVTFENIDDAKDAMMAMNGKSVDGRQIRVDQAGKSSENRSRGYRGGSSSGRGFFRGGRGRGRGFSRGGGDRGYGGSRFESRSGGYGGSRDYYSSSRSQGGYGDRSSGGSYRDSYDSYATHNE
- the CIRBP gene encoding cold-inducible RNA-binding protein isoform X5 yields the protein MASDEGKLFVGGLSFDTNEQSLEQVFSKYGQIAEVVVVKDRETQRSRGFGFVTFENIDDAKDAMMAMNGKSVDGRQIRVDQAGKSSENRSRGYRGGSSSGRGFFRGGRGRGRGFSRGGGDRGYGGSRFESRSGGYGGSRDYYSSSRSQGGYGDRSSGGSYRDSYDSYG
- the CIRBP gene encoding cold-inducible RNA-binding protein isoform X2, with amino-acid sequence MASDEGKLFVGGLSFDTNEQSLEQVFSKYGQIAEVVVVKDRETQRSRGFGFVTFENIDDAKDAMMAMNGKSVDGRQIRVDQAGKSSENRSRGYRGGSSSGRGFFRGGRGRGRGFSRGGGDRGYGGSRFESRSGGYGGSRDYYSSRSQGGYGDRSSGGSYRDSYDSYGKSWFKRERRQSMWEL
- the CIRBP gene encoding cold-inducible RNA-binding protein isoform X4, yielding MASDEGKLFVGGLSFDTNEQSLEQVFSKYGQIAEVVVVKDRETQRSRGFGFVTFENIDDAKDAMMAMNGKSVDGRQIRVDQAGKSSENRSRGYRGGSSSGRGFFRGGRGRGRGFSRGGGDRGYGGSRFESRSGGYGGSRDYYSSRSQGGYGDRSSGGSYRDSYDSYATHNE
- the CIRBP gene encoding cold-inducible RNA-binding protein isoform X1, whose protein sequence is MASDEGKLFVGGLSFDTNEQSLEQVFSKYGQIAEVVVVKDRETQRSRGFGFVTFENIDDAKDAMMAMNGKSVDGRQIRVDQAGKSSENRSRGYRGGSSSGRGFFRGGRGRGRGFSRGGGDRGYGGSRFESRSGGYGGSRDYYSSSRSQGGYGDRSSGGSYRDSYDSYGKSWFKRERRQSMWEL